A stretch of the Janthinobacterium sp. B9-8 genome encodes the following:
- the cysG gene encoding siroheme synthase CysG: MNYFPLFLNLRDQYCLVIGGGDVAARKIRLLAAAGGRITVVAPELCDELALAVQAGSLIYEATGFHESQLQNMRLVIAATDSEEINRQVFEACEARGILVNAVDDPASCRFITPAIVDRSPLMIAISTSGGVPVLARQLRSQLEALIPHGYGDLAQMASDFREEVKQTLTSVDARKQFWEKTLAGPIPDMVFAGQHDAARRALSAAIKADADAPLQGAVYLVGCGPGNPDLLTFRALRLMQQADVVLYDNLVSAPILDMVRRDAERVYVGKKSNNHAVPQEEINQLLVRYAQAGKKVLRLKGGDPFIFGRGGEEIEELADAGIAFEVVPGITSAAGASCYAGIPLTHRDYAQSVTFVTGHRRDGEVELDWPRLVSPTETVVVYMGVAQVEKICAQLIKHGRNPATPAGMVEKATLSKQRVVVGTLSDLAQKVADLGIKPPALIIIGEVVSLHDKLKWLAD, encoded by the coding sequence ATGAATTACTTCCCGCTTTTTTTAAATTTACGCGATCAATATTGTCTGGTGATTGGTGGAGGCGATGTCGCTGCACGTAAGATACGCCTGCTTGCTGCGGCGGGCGGCAGGATCACCGTTGTTGCACCTGAGCTCTGTGACGAACTAGCTTTAGCGGTACAAGCAGGGAGCTTGATTTATGAGGCAACAGGCTTTCATGAATCACAGCTACAAAACATGCGCTTAGTGATTGCGGCTACCGATAGTGAGGAGATCAATCGCCAAGTGTTTGAGGCCTGTGAAGCACGCGGTATTTTGGTGAATGCAGTGGATGATCCTGCCAGCTGCCGCTTTATTACGCCTGCCATTGTGGATCGATCGCCCTTGATGATTGCGATTTCGACATCGGGTGGCGTGCCGGTTTTAGCACGGCAGCTGCGTAGCCAGTTGGAAGCTTTAATTCCGCATGGCTATGGTGATTTGGCACAAATGGCCAGCGACTTTCGTGAGGAAGTGAAGCAAACACTGACGAGTGTAGATGCACGTAAGCAATTTTGGGAAAAAACGCTGGCAGGCCCCATTCCCGATATGGTGTTTGCAGGCCAGCATGATGCGGCGCGGCGCGCATTAAGTGCGGCCATCAAGGCAGATGCCGATGCGCCCTTACAAGGAGCGGTATATTTGGTGGGCTGTGGCCCGGGTAATCCTGATTTGCTGACTTTTCGTGCCCTCAGGCTGATGCAGCAGGCCGATGTGGTGCTCTACGATAATCTAGTTTCTGCTCCGATTTTAGACATGGTACGTCGCGATGCGGAGCGTGTGTATGTGGGGAAAAAATCCAATAATCATGCCGTGCCGCAGGAAGAAATTAATCAACTGCTCGTGCGCTATGCCCAAGCGGGTAAAAAAGTTTTACGCCTAAAAGGCGGTGACCCTTTTATCTTTGGCCGTGGTGGCGAGGAAATCGAAGAGCTGGCCGACGCGGGCATTGCCTTTGAAGTGGTGCCGGGTATTACCTCGGCGGCAGGTGCTTCTTGCTACGCAGGGATTCCGCTTACCCATCGTGATTACGCTCAATCGGTGACTTTTGTAACGGGCCATCGACGTGATGGAGAAGTTGAGCTGGATTGGCCGCGTTTAGTCAGCCCCACTGAAACGGTGGTGGTGTATATGGGCGTAGCGCAGGTCGAGAAAATTTGCGCGCAACTCATCAAACACGGAAGAAACCCAGCCACCCCTGCCGGAATGGTCGAAAAAGCCACGCTCTCGAAGCAGCGGGTGGTGGTGGGTACTTTAAGTGATTTGGCGCAAAAGGTGGCTGATCTTGGCATTAAACCCCCTGCGCTGATTATTATCGGCGAGGTTGTCAGCCTGCACGATAAGCTAAAGTGGCTGGCGGATTAG
- a CDS encoding c-type cytochrome, whose product MKKALLLLCLFSASSAFAISPADLAKAKNCFACHAPDKKLIGPAYKEVAAKYKTDANAVTKIAAKIKKGGSGVWGSMPMPPNAVSDAEAKDLAQWILSLK is encoded by the coding sequence ATGAAAAAAGCCCTGTTATTACTTTGCTTATTCAGCGCCAGCAGCGCTTTTGCGATTAGCCCTGCTGATTTAGCTAAAGCCAAAAATTGCTTCGCCTGTCATGCTCCGGATAAAAAACTGATTGGCCCTGCATACAAAGAAGTCGCCGCAAAATATAAAACAGATGCAAATGCTGTCACCAAAATAGCAGCCAAAATTAAGAAAGGGGGCAGCGGCGTCTGGGGCAGCATGCCCATGCCGCCTAATGCAGTGAGCGATGCTGAGGCAAAAGATTTAGCCCAATGGATACTCAGCTTGAAGTAA
- a CDS encoding YgjP-like metallopeptidase domain-containing protein produces MNQLKYLAAYPAAIQTQVQQLLDNNQLASVILKKYPTAHDIRTDKALYDYVLDIKNDYLRKTEPVSKIAFDSKIHVINHVLGLHTTISRVQGSKLKSKHEIRIASIFKEVPIEFLKMIVVHELSHLKEKEHDKAFYKLCEYMEPQYHQLEFDLRLYLTQVERYGKLF; encoded by the coding sequence ATGAATCAGCTTAAATATTTAGCAGCCTACCCTGCCGCAATTCAAACTCAGGTTCAGCAATTATTAGACAATAACCAGCTTGCGAGCGTTATTTTAAAAAAATACCCAACGGCTCACGATATCAGAACCGACAAAGCACTCTATGACTATGTGCTTGATATTAAAAACGATTATTTACGCAAAACCGAGCCGGTTAGCAAAATTGCTTTTGATAGCAAAATTCATGTGATTAACCATGTGTTGGGCCTGCATACCACCATATCGCGGGTACAGGGCAGCAAACTCAAATCAAAACATGAAATCCGTATTGCTTCGATATTTAAAGAAGTGCCTATTGAGTTTTTAAAAATGATTGTGGTGCACGAGCTTTCGCATTTAAAAGAAAAAGAGCACGACAAGGCTTTTTATAAATTATGCGAATATATGGAGCCGCAATACCACCAGCTGGAATTTGATTTGCGTTTATACCTCACGCAGGTCGAGCGCTATGGGAAATTGTTTTAA